From a region of the Leishmania major strain Friedlin complete genome, chromosome 32 genome:
- the AAT16 gene encoding putative amino acid transporter yields the protein MSGANHHHHHHCSDSDGGSAPLPEELATNYPYTETGDNVLAAGSAAATKMKGTADESYSVSSVDGPAVPQANSTGVRGVIERVYSIIPHGGVVANIYNLASATLGAGIVSVPSGFHQSGMVVSVVLLAVVCACTIYSIRLLGQAKLKTGLRSYEEMARGMLGRGWDYFAAFLMLMFCWGTCVGYVISVGDLLSPMLDGPNTNAFLKTDSGHRILIGLIWFVGMFTLSLPKEINSLRYASVVGVSFVIFFVICVIVHSARNGLKNGIRKDIVLVNNGMPAVNGLTLFIFAFICQVNVFEIFDEMQKPTLGRMTRDATISMLVVAFLNFFSGFFGYCDFGAEVDGSILLLYRPLEEPLFMISYIGICIKLCVGFAICIQPSRDAIYYCLGMGKTSDVKDWLNWIVSGFLALAALICGLFIPSINIVFSLLGGICGGFLGFMFPAYFFIYSGDFTLKKVGILNYLGCIVLIVGGVVAVVFGTAVAIFSEIP from the coding sequence TGTCCTTGCCgcaggcagcgctgctgccacgaAGATGAAGGGCACCGCGGACGAGTCCTACTCCGTGTCCAGCGTCGATGGACCGGCCGTGCCGCAAGCCAACTCGACTGGCGTGCGCGGGGTCATCGAGAGGGTCTACTCCATCATCCCTCATGGTGGGGTGGTCGCCAACATCTACAATCTGGCAAGTGCCACCCTCGGTGCCGGAATTGTCTCTGTGCCGTCCGGCTTTCACCAGTCTGGTATGGTGGTGTCCGTTGTGCTGCTCgccgttgtgtgtgcgtgcaccaTCTACTCCATTCGCTTGCTGGGTCAGGCGAAGCTGAAGACAGGTCTTCGGTCGTACGAGGAGATGGCGCGCGGCATGTTGGGTCGCGGCTGGGACTACTTTGCGGCGTTCCTCATGCTAATGTTCTGTTGGGGCACGTGCGTCGGGTACGTCATCTCCGTCGGCGACTTGCTGTCGCCGATGTTGGATGGCCCCAACACGAACGCGTTCCTCAAGACGGACAGTGGCCACCGCATACTCATTGGCCTGATCTGGTTCGTTGGCATGTTCACACTGTCGCTGCCAAAGGAGATCAACTCGCTACGCTACGCCTCGGTGGTCGGCGTGTCTTTTGTCATCTTCTTCGTCATCTGCGTGATCGTCCACTCCGCCCGCAACGGCCTCAAGAACGGCATCCGCAAGGACATCGTGCTCGTCAACAACGGCATGCCGGCCGTCAACGGTCTCACGCTGTTCATTTTCGCCTTCATCTGCCAAGTGAACGTGTTTGAGATTTTCGATGAAATGCAGAAGCCCACGCTCGGCCGCATGACGCGCGACGCGACGATCAGCATGCTCGTCGTGGCGTTTCTGAACTTCTTTTCCGGCTTCTTCGGCTACTGCGACTTTggcgcggaggtggacgGCTCGATTCTGCTGCTGTACCGCCCGCTTGAGGAACCGCTCTTCATGATTTCGTACATTGGTATTTGCATCAAGCTGTGCGTCGGCTTCGCCATCTGCATTCAGCCCTCGCGCGATGCCATCTACTACTGTCTGGGGATGGGCAAGACGTCTGATGTGAAGGACTGGCTGAACTGGATCGTCAGTGGCTTCCTTGCCCTTGCCGCGCTCATCTGCGGCCTCTTCATTCCCAGCATCAACAttgtcttctctctgctCGGCGGTATCTGCGGTGGCTTTCTCGGCTTCATGTTCCCGGCGTACTTCTTCATCTACTCGGGTGACTTCACGCTCAAGAAGGTCGGCATCCTGAACTACCTTGGCTGCATCGTGCTGATTGTTGGTGGCGTGGTCGCCGTCGTCTTCGGCACTGCTGTCGCCATCTTCAGCGAAATTCCTTGA
- a CDS encoding putative superoxide dismutase codes for MHTPKADIQMGRFNFMDQYNEFRNRSGRVPDYYVEKYRKTYWRVDEYIRRSENYIQSQGFFYLPTLEFPWYKGCMPLMSSYQIRVHYGRHHRTYVEKLNQLIEGTPLYGMQLDALIVKSAHDSQLKGVYNNAAQHYNHSFFWKCIQPYGSNIPPDLSAAVSAQYGSVEKFEQQFITAAQNLFGSGWVYWVYDKKAGAFDIVSYGDAGCPLTNYEYTPLLCVDVWEHAYYIDYENKRPEYLSKYFDVVDWHWAERHWKRATDQEYHEMKFW; via the coding sequence ATGCACACCCCAAAGGCGGACATTCAGATGGGCCGCTTCAACTTTATGGACCAATACAACGAGTTCCGCAACCGTTCTGGTCGTGTGCCGGACTACTACGTAGAAAAGTACCGCAAGACGTACTGGCGCGTGGACGAGTACATTCGCCGCTCCGAGAACTACATCCAGTCACAGGGCTTCTTCTACCTACCCACGCTGGAGTTTCCGTGGTACAAGGGCTGCATGCCGCTTATGTCGTCATACCAGATTCGCGTGCACtacggccgccaccaccgcacctACGTAGAGAAGCTCAACCAACTCATCGAGGGCACGCCGCTGTACGGGATGCAGCTCGACGCATTGATTGTAAAAAGCGCCCACGACTCTCAGCTGAAGGGCGTCTACAAcaacgctgcgcagcactACAATCACTCCTTCTTCTGGAAGTGTATCCAGCCGTACGGCAGCAACATTCCGCCAGACCTGTCCGCGGCGGTGTCTGCTCAGTACGGCTCCGTCGAGAAGTTCGAGCAGCAGTTTATCACTGCAGCGCAGAACCTCTTTGGCAGCGGCTGGGTCTACTGGGTGTACGACAAGAAGGCCGGCGCCTTCGATATCGTCTCCTACGGCGACGCCGGCTGCCCGCTGACAAACTACGAGTACACACCGCTACTGTGCGTCGATGTGTGGGAGCATGCGTATTACATCGACTACGAGAACAAGCGCCCAGAGTACCTTTCCAAGTACTTTGATGTAGTGGACTGGCACTGGGCTGAGCGCCACTGGAAGCGCGCTACTGACCAGGAGTATCACGAGATGAAGTTCTGGTAG
- the CD gene encoding cysteine desulfhydrase, which produces MPNQSFEECSVETKLGHVGRNPDEQWGFINCPIYRGSTVLYKSINDALKLRSVYWYGTAGNPTVTNLQNAWTALTGGAGSVVVSSGMQAIAYALLATANSGDNILVADAVYLPTRNLCDHFLVTKGITTTYYDPCITADELRELLHQKPNTTVIFMESPGSQTFEIQDVPMICAVAREFNVTTIIDNTWATPIFFDALGIGCDISVEAGTKYVGGHSDLLLGLISANEKWYPKLRGFMSLLQSVPSNEDCYLGLRGLRTMYIRLKEAEQRGLEMARFMESRKEVLKVLHPAFPSCRGHEIWRRDFTGSSGLFSIVLRPEYALQDVERMIDGYKLFSIGFSWGGFESLVMCFDCTKFRTATTFAPGGILLRFQIGLEGLEDLKQDLCQGFDKLHAESMGC; this is translated from the coding sequence ATGCCCAATCAGTCATTTGAGGAATGTTCTGTCGAGACCAAGCTGGGCCATGTCGGCCGCAACCCGGATGAGCAATGGGGCTTCATCAACTGCCCCATCTACCGCGGCTCCACCGTCCTCTACAAGAGCATCAATGACGCACTGAAGCTCCGCTCCGTGTACTGGTACGGCACTGCGGGCAACCCCACCGTGACGAATCTGCAGAACGCCTGGACTGCGCTcaccggcggtgctggcagTGTTGTCGTGTCGTCTGGCATGCAGGCGATCGCTtacgcgctgctggcgaccGCGAACAGCGGTGACAATATTCTTGTGGCGGACGCAGTCTACCTGCCCACCCGTAACCTGTGCGACCACTTCTTGGTGACCAAGGGCATCACCACGACCTACTACGATCCCTGCATCACGGCAGACGAGCTGCGTGAGCTGCTCCACCAGAAGCCCAACACCACCGTAATCTTCATGGAGTCACCGGGGTCGCAGACCTTCGAAATCCAGGACGTGCCGATGATCTGCGCTGTGGCACGCGAATTCAACGTCACGACGATCATCGACAATACGTGGGCCACCCCCATCTTTTTTGACGCTCTCGGCATAGGGTGCGACATCTCGGTGGAGGCTGGCACCAAGTACGTCGGCGGCCACTCAGACCTGCTGCTGGGTCTTATCTCAGCCAACGAGAAGTGGTACCCAAAGCTGCGGGGCTTCATGAGCCTCCTGCAGTCGGTGCCCAGCAACGAGGACTGCTACCTGGGCCTGCGGGGGCTTCGCACCATGTACATTCGCCTtaaggaggcggagcagcgcggGCTCGAGATGGCGCGCTTCATGGAGAGCCGCAAAGAGGTACTCAAGGTCCTGCACCCGGCGTTCCCCAGCTGTCGTGGCCACGAGATCTGGAGGCGCGACTTCACCGGCTCCTCCGGCCTCTTCTCGATCGTGCTGCGCCCCGAGTACGCGCTGCAGGATGTGGAGCGGATGATCGACGGCTACAAGCTCTTCAGCATAGGCTTTTCATGGGGCGGCTTCGAGAGTCTTGTGATGTGCTTCGACTGCACCAAGTTCCGCACGGCAACCACCTTCGCCCCTGGTggcatcctcctccgttTCCAGATCGGCCTCGAGGGCTTGGAGGATCTCAAGCAGGACCTCTGCCAGGGTTTCGACAAGCTGCACGCGGAGTCGATGGGCTGCTAA